A genomic stretch from Ficedula albicollis isolate OC2 chromosome 4A, FicAlb1.5, whole genome shotgun sequence includes:
- the LOC101815654 gene encoding transmembrane protein 182-like, with protein sequence MKAGAAALAAGILGGTGVLLFLIAFGTDYWLLATDTCGLLEHGNSTLSAGGAETPAEAGREILTFHHEGFFWRCWFFGEGHPESIWTFWYTSQAHPKFCMHGYLFPMPIAVGPFPHPSYDTTAVYRGFWTAFILLAVAAGLVGGLLLVCGVPFSSPHSYKAGGGFLLISGGLFLLLVFLFVMWKEFAADFQKYILLERSERCLDDVPVHVYYGWSFMFAAAGVPLALLSGLLFFLVGRDVIDSLQ encoded by the exons ATGAAGGCTGGAGCAGCcgccctggcagcagggatccTCGGGGGCACCGGGGTGCTGCTGTTCCTCATCGCCTTTGGGACGGATTATTGGCTTCTGGCCACGGACACCTGCGGGCTCCTGGAGCATGGCAACAGCACTCTGAGCGCCGGGGGG GCCGAAActccagcagaggctgggagggagatCCTCACCTTCCACCACGAGGGTTTCTTCTGGCGGTGCTGGTTCTTCGGTGAGGGTCACCCCGAGAGCATCTGGACCTTCTGGTACA CCAGCCAAGCACACCCCAAGTTCTGCATGCATGGCTACCTCTTCCCCATGCCCATTGCTGTGGGAcctttcccccatccctcctATGACACAACTGCAG TGTACAGAGGATTTTGGACGGCGTTCATCCTGCTGGCCGTGGCTGCTGGGCTCGTGGGGGGGCTCCTGCTGGTGTGTGGGgtccccttctccagcccccACTCCTACAAAGCTGGGGGAGGATTCCTGCTGATCTCAG GGGGTTTGTTTCTCCTGCTGGTGTTTCTCTTTGTGATGTGGAAGGAGTTTGCAGCTGACTTTCAGAAGTACATCCTGCTGGAGAGGAGTGAGAGGTGCCTGGATGATGTCCCTGTGCACGTTTACTACGGCTGGTCCTTCATGTTCGCCGCCGCCGGCGTGCCCCTGGCGCTGCTCTCTGGACTCCTCTTCTTCCTGGTGGGCAGAGATGTTATAGATTCCCTGCAGTAA